A part of Homoserinibacter sp. YIM 151385 genomic DNA contains:
- a CDS encoding SGNH/GDSL hydrolase family protein: protein MSRAPAILLSPVVLAQARRLRREVPHLDPPPPPWTGATVGGALQPEARRLVVLGDSTAVGTGVERAEDALAPRVAAILADTGIDDGRGVVWTAVGEHGATADRIRGAHLGDAVAERPHVAVIAAGWNDAMHLRSPRAYAGDLREMVRELRDARHGCRIVLLAPPRFGAFPGLPQPLRRALGRASEGLVRAAARVAREERTALARGFDGASTAADGFHPDAAGYAALADGIRRALRSR from the coding sequence ATGAGCCGCGCCCCCGCGATCCTGCTCTCCCCGGTCGTGCTCGCGCAGGCGCGGCGGCTGCGACGCGAGGTGCCGCACCTCGACCCGCCCCCGCCTCCCTGGACGGGCGCGACGGTCGGCGGCGCGCTCCAGCCGGAGGCGCGGCGGCTCGTCGTGCTCGGCGACTCGACCGCGGTCGGCACCGGCGTCGAGCGCGCCGAGGACGCGCTCGCCCCGCGGGTCGCCGCGATCCTCGCCGACACCGGGATCGACGACGGCCGCGGCGTCGTGTGGACGGCGGTCGGCGAGCACGGCGCCACCGCCGACCGGATCCGCGGCGCGCACCTCGGGGATGCCGTCGCCGAGCGCCCGCACGTCGCCGTCATCGCGGCGGGCTGGAACGACGCCATGCACCTCCGCTCCCCGCGCGCCTACGCGGGCGACCTCCGCGAGATGGTGCGCGAGCTGCGTGATGCACGGCACGGCTGCCGGATCGTGCTGCTCGCCCCACCCCGCTTCGGCGCGTTCCCCGGACTCCCGCAGCCGCTCCGCCGCGCGCTCGGGCGCGCCTCCGAGGGACTCGTCCGCGCCGCCGCGCGCGTCGCCCGGGAGGAGCGCACCGCGCTCGCCCGCGGCTTCGACGGCGCCTCCACCGCGGCGGACGGATTCCACCCGGACGCCGCCGGCTACGCGGCCCTCGCGGACGGCATCCGGCGGGCCCTCCGCTCCCGGTAG
- a CDS encoding isocitrate lyase/PEP mutase family protein, with amino-acid sequence MTDTTQKATALQQLHEAPEILRVVNVWDAITTKVVADLPGTKAIATAGHSIAASLGYEDGGMPLDTALGALPAIVAATDLPVTADLDDGYAEPGETIRRAIGLGVVGANVEDRLKPLDESVARVRAIVQAAEAEGVAFQLNARTDAIARGGDKPHEEKVADAIERGTAFLAEGASLVFVPGALDRETVSALVDAFGPQKLSVIGLPGALTAAEYESLGVARISYGPLTQRVALRAYRDLAASLYADGVIPEDTPALN; translated from the coding sequence ATGACCGACACCACGCAGAAGGCCACCGCCCTCCAGCAGCTCCACGAGGCACCCGAGATCCTCCGGGTCGTCAACGTCTGGGATGCGATCACGACGAAGGTCGTCGCCGACCTCCCCGGCACGAAGGCGATCGCGACGGCGGGTCACTCGATCGCCGCGAGCCTCGGCTACGAGGACGGCGGGATGCCGCTCGACACCGCGCTCGGCGCGCTCCCGGCGATCGTCGCCGCGACCGACCTCCCGGTCACGGCCGACCTCGACGACGGCTATGCGGAGCCGGGCGAGACGATCCGCCGCGCGATCGGCCTCGGCGTCGTCGGCGCGAACGTCGAGGATCGCCTGAAGCCCCTCGACGAGTCGGTCGCCCGCGTCCGCGCGATCGTGCAGGCGGCGGAGGCGGAGGGCGTCGCCTTCCAGCTCAACGCGCGCACCGACGCGATCGCCCGCGGCGGCGACAAGCCCCACGAGGAGAAGGTCGCGGATGCGATCGAGCGCGGGACGGCCTTCCTCGCGGAGGGCGCGAGCCTCGTCTTCGTGCCGGGCGCCCTCGACCGCGAGACGGTCTCGGCCCTCGTCGACGCCTTCGGGCCGCAGAAGCTCAGCGTCATCGGCCTCCCCGGCGCGCTCACGGCGGCCGAGTACGAGTCGCTCGGGGTCGCCCGCATCTCCTACGGGCCGCTGACGCAGCGCGTCGCCCTGCGCGCCTACCGCGACCTCGCGGCATCCCTCTACGCCGACGGCGTCATCCCCGAGGACACCCCCGCCCTCAACTGA
- a CDS encoding SGNH/GDSL hydrolase family protein has product MDAPRFLSLSRVIAAAQWPVVIRQATELRAIVPRLPDAERPWRGEMPGPDPLRLLVLGDSTAAGVGVQTQEDGLPGALAAELAERLGRGVHWRAVGENGASSRALLDRFMEEALAEPADLVFLSAGANDALQMRSTRVFRRDVEELLDRLGEAWPHATILMSSLPAFVHFDLLPEPLATSLWRHTRALERAARRVVARDERRHMSPPAGVYTEGFFAEDLFHPSASGYRHWAEFAIDDAWDAGVGERLELAR; this is encoded by the coding sequence GTGGACGCCCCTCGCTTCCTCTCGCTCAGCCGCGTGATCGCGGCCGCCCAGTGGCCCGTCGTCATCCGGCAGGCCACCGAGCTCCGCGCCATCGTGCCGCGCCTGCCCGACGCCGAGCGCCCGTGGCGTGGTGAGATGCCCGGCCCCGACCCGCTGCGCCTCCTCGTGCTCGGCGACTCGACCGCGGCCGGGGTCGGCGTGCAGACCCAGGAGGACGGCCTCCCCGGCGCCCTCGCCGCCGAGCTCGCGGAGCGCCTCGGCCGCGGTGTGCACTGGCGCGCGGTCGGCGAGAACGGGGCGAGCTCCCGCGCGCTCCTCGACCGCTTCATGGAAGAGGCGCTCGCGGAGCCCGCCGACCTCGTCTTCCTCAGCGCCGGCGCCAACGACGCCCTCCAGATGCGCTCGACGCGCGTCTTCAGGCGGGATGTCGAGGAGCTGCTCGATCGGCTCGGCGAGGCCTGGCCGCACGCGACGATCCTCATGTCCTCGCTGCCCGCCTTCGTCCACTTCGACCTCCTGCCGGAGCCGCTCGCGACCTCCCTCTGGCGGCACACCCGCGCCCTCGAGCGCGCCGCCCGCCGCGTCGTCGCGCGCGATGAGCGGCGCCACATGTCGCCGCCCGCGGGCGTCTACACGGAGGGCTTCTTCGCCGAGGACCTCTTCCACCCGAGCGCGAGCGGCTACCGCCATTGGGCCGAGTTCGCGATCGACGACGCCTGGGATGCCGGGGTCGGCGAGCGCCTGGAGCTCGCCCGATGA
- the purD gene encoding phosphoribosylamine--glycine ligase yields the protein MKILVLGSGAREHAIVSALLAEDAGHEIVAAPGNAGLAQQVETVKIDASDPKLVAEFAADNAFQLVVIGPEAPLVAGVADRVRRAGIPVFGPDRAAAALEGSKAFAKRIMSEAKVPTGGAVQATTVEEVEAAFAEFGAPYVVKADGLAAGKGVIVTDDREAALDHARFYLQQGGVLVEEFLDGQEVSLFLLADGHDVLPLSPAQDFKRAGDGDTGPNTGGMGAYSPLPWLAERWESEADFVDEVVDTIALPTIRRLEDEGTPFVGLLYCGLIITEQGIRVIEFNARFGDPETQVVLPRLETPLSGLLLAAATGALGRLPYPAFSPDAAVTVVLASEGYPESPVTGREITGLDEVRDVAIAHAATALVDGRFVATGGRVLSVVARGADFAAARAKAYAALEVIGLEGSHYRRDIAEKVAR from the coding sequence GTGAAGATCCTCGTCCTCGGCTCCGGCGCGCGCGAGCACGCCATCGTCTCCGCCCTCCTCGCGGAGGATGCCGGCCACGAGATCGTCGCCGCCCCCGGCAACGCGGGCCTCGCACAGCAGGTCGAGACCGTCAAGATCGACGCCTCCGACCCGAAGCTGGTCGCCGAGTTCGCCGCCGACAACGCCTTCCAGCTCGTCGTCATCGGCCCCGAGGCGCCGCTCGTCGCGGGCGTCGCCGACCGCGTGCGCCGCGCCGGCATCCCCGTCTTCGGGCCCGACCGGGCCGCCGCCGCGCTCGAGGGCTCGAAGGCCTTCGCGAAGCGGATCATGTCGGAGGCGAAGGTGCCGACCGGCGGCGCGGTGCAGGCGACGACGGTCGAGGAGGTCGAGGCGGCGTTCGCCGAGTTCGGCGCCCCCTACGTCGTCAAGGCCGACGGGCTCGCGGCGGGCAAGGGCGTCATCGTCACCGACGACCGGGAGGCCGCCCTCGACCACGCGCGCTTCTACCTCCAGCAGGGCGGGGTGCTCGTCGAGGAGTTCCTCGACGGCCAGGAGGTGTCGCTGTTCCTCCTCGCGGACGGCCACGACGTGCTCCCGCTGAGCCCCGCGCAGGACTTCAAGCGCGCCGGCGACGGCGACACCGGCCCGAACACGGGCGGCATGGGCGCCTACTCGCCGCTCCCCTGGCTCGCCGAGCGCTGGGAGAGCGAGGCCGACTTCGTCGACGAGGTCGTCGACACGATCGCGCTCCCGACCATCCGCCGACTCGAGGACGAGGGCACCCCCTTCGTCGGCCTCCTCTACTGCGGCCTCATCATCACCGAGCAGGGCATCCGCGTCATCGAGTTCAACGCGCGCTTCGGCGACCCCGAGACGCAGGTCGTGCTGCCGCGCCTCGAGACCCCGCTCTCGGGGCTGCTGCTCGCCGCCGCGACCGGCGCGCTCGGCCGCCTGCCGTATCCCGCCTTCTCGCCCGACGCCGCCGTGACGGTCGTGCTCGCGAGCGAGGGCTACCCGGAGAGCCCCGTCACGGGGCGCGAGATCACCGGGCTCGACGAGGTGCGGGATGTCGCGATCGCGCACGCCGCGACCGCGCTCGTCGACGGGCGCTTCGTCGCGACGGGCGGCCGCGTGCTCAGCGTCGTCGCGCGCGGCGCCGACTTCGCGGCGGCCCGGGCGAAGGCGTACGCGGCGCTCGAGGTCATCGGGCTCGAGGGATCGCACTACCGCCGCGACATCGCGGAGAAGGTCGCCCGATGA
- the purQ gene encoding phosphoribosylformylglycinamidine synthase subunit PurQ, protein MRVGVVTFPGSLDDRDARRAVRLAGAEPVALWHDDHDLQGVDAIVLPGGFSYGDYLRCGAIAAQSPIMREVVDAAGRGTPVLGICNGFQILVEAHLLPGGLIRNDHGDFICRDQVLRVENASTAWTNGFTRGQEITIPLKNGEGGFIADAETLKRLEGEGQVAFRYVGVNPNGSLDDIAGVTNAAGNVVGLMPHPEHAVEAGFGPDTAAAMRSGVDGLTFFTSVIRSSLARA, encoded by the coding sequence GTGCGCGTCGGCGTCGTCACCTTCCCCGGATCGCTCGACGACCGGGACGCGCGGCGCGCGGTCCGGCTCGCGGGCGCCGAGCCGGTCGCGCTCTGGCACGACGACCACGACCTCCAGGGCGTCGACGCGATCGTCCTCCCCGGCGGGTTCAGCTACGGCGACTACCTCCGCTGCGGCGCCATCGCGGCGCAGTCGCCCATCATGCGCGAGGTCGTGGATGCGGCCGGCCGCGGCACCCCCGTGCTCGGCATCTGCAACGGCTTCCAGATCCTCGTCGAGGCGCACCTGCTCCCCGGCGGCCTCATCCGCAACGACCACGGCGACTTCATCTGCCGCGACCAGGTGCTGCGGGTCGAGAACGCGTCGACGGCGTGGACGAACGGCTTCACGCGGGGGCAGGAGATCACCATCCCGCTGAAGAACGGCGAGGGCGGGTTCATCGCCGACGCCGAGACGCTGAAGCGGCTCGAGGGCGAGGGCCAGGTCGCCTTCCGCTACGTCGGCGTCAACCCGAACGGCTCGCTCGACGACATCGCCGGCGTGACGAACGCGGCGGGCAACGTCGTCGGCCTCATGCCGCACCCCGAGCACGCGGTGGAGGCCGGGTTCGGCCCCGACACGGCGGCCGCCATGCGCTCCGGCGTCGACGGCCTCACCTTCTTCACGAGCGTCATCCGGTCCTCGCTCGCGCGGGCGTGA
- a CDS encoding phosphoribosylaminoimidazolesuccinocarboxamide synthase: protein MTGDSVEGWDHVYSGKVRDLYRSPEQPGRILVVASDRVSAFDHVLEPGIPGKGALLTRLSLWWFDQLRELVPNHLVEDHEIAGGARALLPEAVADRAMLVRELDMLPIEAVVRGYLVGSGWKEYQATQSVCGIPLPAGLENGDRLPEPIYTPAWKAPLGEHDENISYERTVELVGEADAAALRDTSLAVFRAASAIAEHRGVILADTKFEFGRDRDAGPDAPIVLADEVLTSDSSRYWDAEAYALGGPGRLASFDKQIVRDWLAANWDEGSIHPAPFLPHEIVEQTAARYRELIERLTGQAA, encoded by the coding sequence ATGACCGGCGACTCCGTCGAGGGCTGGGACCACGTCTACTCGGGCAAGGTGCGCGACCTGTACCGCTCGCCCGAGCAGCCGGGCCGCATCCTCGTCGTCGCCTCCGACCGGGTGAGCGCCTTCGACCACGTGCTGGAGCCGGGCATCCCCGGCAAGGGCGCGCTGCTCACGCGCCTCAGCCTCTGGTGGTTCGACCAGCTGCGCGAGCTCGTGCCGAACCACCTCGTCGAGGATCACGAGATCGCGGGCGGCGCGCGCGCGCTCCTGCCCGAGGCCGTCGCCGACCGCGCGATGCTCGTGCGAGAGCTCGACATGCTGCCGATCGAGGCGGTCGTGCGCGGGTACCTCGTCGGCTCCGGCTGGAAGGAGTACCAGGCGACGCAGTCGGTCTGCGGCATCCCCCTCCCCGCCGGCCTCGAGAACGGCGACCGCCTCCCCGAGCCGATCTACACGCCCGCCTGGAAGGCGCCGCTCGGCGAGCACGACGAGAACATCAGCTACGAGCGCACCGTCGAGCTGGTGGGCGAGGCCGATGCGGCGGCGCTGCGCGACACCTCGCTCGCGGTGTTCCGGGCGGCCTCGGCGATCGCCGAGCACCGCGGCGTGATCCTCGCGGACACCAAGTTCGAGTTCGGCCGGGATCGGGATGCGGGGCCGGACGCGCCGATCGTCCTCGCCGACGAGGTCCTCACCTCCGATTCGAGCCGCTACTGGGATGCCGAGGCGTACGCCCTCGGCGGGCCCGGCCGGCTCGCGAGCTTCGACAAGCAGATCGTGCGCGACTGGCTCGCCGCGAACTGGGACGAGGGCTCGATCCACCCCGCCCCCTTCCTGCCCCACGAGATCGTGGAGCAGACCGCGGCGCGCTATCGCGAGCTCATCGAGCGCCTGACGGGCCAGGCGGCCTGA
- the purS gene encoding phosphoribosylformylglycinamidine synthase subunit PurS, giving the protein MPTIVVEVMPKAELLDPAGKAVAGSLAKQGRSRVTDVRIGKRFELTVDEITEETLAEARALAEDLLSNGVIEDVVAVKAAE; this is encoded by the coding sequence GTGCCCACCATCGTCGTCGAGGTCATGCCCAAGGCCGAGCTCCTGGATCCGGCCGGCAAGGCCGTCGCCGGGTCGCTCGCGAAGCAGGGCCGCAGCCGCGTCACCGACGTCCGCATCGGCAAGCGCTTCGAGCTCACGGTCGACGAGATCACCGAGGAGACGCTGGCCGAGGCCCGTGCCCTCGCCGAGGACCTGCTCTCGAACGGCGTCATCGAGGACGTCGTCGCGGTGAAGGCCGCCGAGTAG
- the purL gene encoding phosphoribosylformylglycinamidine synthase subunit PurL: MSTSAATPHVVDSVENATATPEREQPYGALGLKADEYERIREILGRRPTSGELAMYSVMWSEHCSYKSSKVWLRQFGQKVSDDMRKNLMVGMGENAGVLDIGEGWAVTFKIESHNHPSYVEPFQGAATGVGGIVRDIISMGARPVAVMDALRFGAIDHPDTARVVPGVVSGISFYSNCLGLPNIGGETWFDPVYQANPLVNALAVGVLRHEDLHLANARGVGNKVVLFGARTGGDGIGGASILASESFEEGAGRKRPAVQVGDPFAEKVLIECCLELFQGDLVEGIQDLGAAGISCATSELASNGDGGMQISLDEVLLRDPTLTAEEILMSESQERMMAVVTPEKLEGFLAVTAKWDVETSVLGEVTDTGRLRIDWHGETIVDVDPRTVAVDGPVYERPLVRPTWIDDVNADTASVLERPTEGPAIKAQALQLLASANLADTSWITNQYDRYVLGNTALSTPDDGGMVRVDEESGLGFAVATDANGRYCYLDPYQGAQLALAEAYRNVAVTGATPVGVSDCLNFGSPENPEVMWQFSQSVTGLADGCLELGIPVTGGNVSFYNQTGDVPIHPTPVVAVLGTIDDVARRVPSGWQDSGDNLYLLGTTSLELDGSQWAGVVHGHLGGRPPAVSLGREQELAALLSAAAHEGLLNAAHDLADGGLVTALAEGVLRFGVGARVFLDELMERDGVDAATALFSESTGRVLVAVPREEDVKFTRLCEGRGYPVLRVGVTDARGAEAALEVQGLFTASLEELRGAHASTLPEHFGQVRAV, from the coding sequence GTGAGCACTTCCGCCGCCACCCCCCACGTCGTCGACTCCGTCGAGAACGCGACGGCCACGCCCGAGCGCGAGCAGCCCTACGGCGCGCTCGGCCTCAAGGCCGACGAGTACGAGCGGATCCGCGAGATCCTCGGCCGCCGCCCCACGAGCGGCGAGCTCGCCATGTACTCGGTCATGTGGAGCGAGCACTGCTCCTACAAGTCGTCGAAGGTGTGGCTGCGCCAGTTCGGCCAGAAGGTCTCCGACGACATGCGGAAGAACCTCATGGTCGGGATGGGCGAGAACGCCGGCGTGCTCGACATCGGCGAGGGCTGGGCGGTCACCTTCAAGATCGAGAGCCACAACCACCCGAGCTATGTGGAGCCCTTCCAGGGCGCCGCGACCGGCGTCGGCGGCATCGTCCGCGACATCATCTCGATGGGCGCCCGACCCGTCGCCGTCATGGACGCCCTCCGCTTCGGCGCGATCGACCACCCCGACACGGCGCGCGTCGTGCCCGGCGTGGTCTCGGGCATCTCGTTCTACAGCAACTGCCTCGGCCTCCCGAACATCGGCGGCGAGACCTGGTTCGACCCGGTGTACCAGGCGAACCCGCTCGTCAACGCGCTCGCCGTCGGCGTGCTCCGCCACGAGGACCTCCACCTCGCGAACGCGCGCGGCGTCGGCAACAAGGTCGTGCTCTTCGGCGCGCGGACGGGCGGCGACGGCATCGGCGGCGCCTCCATCCTCGCCTCCGAGTCCTTCGAGGAGGGTGCGGGCCGCAAGCGCCCCGCCGTCCAGGTCGGCGACCCCTTCGCCGAGAAGGTGCTCATCGAGTGCTGCCTCGAGCTCTTCCAGGGCGACCTCGTCGAGGGCATCCAGGATCTCGGCGCCGCCGGCATCTCGTGCGCGACGAGCGAGCTGGCCTCCAACGGCGACGGCGGCATGCAGATCTCGCTCGACGAGGTGCTGCTGCGCGACCCCACGCTCACCGCCGAGGAGATCCTCATGTCGGAGAGCCAGGAGCGCATGATGGCGGTCGTCACGCCCGAGAAGCTCGAGGGCTTCCTCGCGGTGACCGCGAAGTGGGATGTCGAGACGAGCGTCCTCGGCGAGGTCACCGACACCGGCCGCCTGCGCATCGACTGGCACGGCGAGACGATCGTCGACGTCGACCCCCGCACGGTCGCCGTCGACGGCCCCGTCTACGAGCGCCCCCTCGTGCGCCCGACCTGGATCGACGACGTCAACGCCGACACGGCCTCCGTGCTCGAGCGCCCCACCGAGGGCCCCGCGATCAAGGCGCAGGCGCTGCAGCTGCTCGCGAGCGCGAACCTCGCCGACACGTCGTGGATCACGAACCAGTACGACCGCTACGTGCTCGGGAACACGGCCCTCTCGACGCCCGACGACGGCGGCATGGTCCGCGTCGACGAGGAGTCGGGCCTCGGCTTCGCCGTCGCGACGGATGCCAACGGCCGCTACTGCTACCTCGACCCGTACCAGGGCGCGCAGCTCGCGCTCGCGGAGGCGTACCGCAACGTCGCCGTCACGGGCGCGACGCCCGTCGGCGTCTCGGACTGCCTGAACTTCGGCAGCCCCGAGAACCCCGAGGTCATGTGGCAGTTCAGCCAGTCCGTCACCGGGCTCGCGGACGGCTGCCTCGAGCTCGGGATCCCGGTCACGGGCGGCAACGTCTCCTTCTACAACCAGACGGGCGACGTCCCCATCCACCCGACGCCCGTCGTCGCGGTGCTCGGCACGATCGACGACGTCGCACGCCGCGTGCCCTCCGGCTGGCAGGACTCCGGCGACAACCTCTACCTGCTCGGCACGACCTCCCTCGAGCTCGACGGCTCGCAGTGGGCGGGCGTCGTGCACGGGCACCTCGGCGGGCGCCCGCCGGCGGTGTCCCTCGGGCGCGAGCAGGAGCTCGCGGCGCTGCTCTCGGCGGCGGCCCACGAGGGGCTGCTCAACGCCGCGCACGATCTCGCCGACGGCGGGCTCGTGACGGCGCTCGCCGAGGGGGTGCTGCGCTTCGGCGTCGGCGCCCGCGTGTTCCTCGACGAGCTCATGGAGCGCGACGGCGTGGATGCGGCGACCGCCCTGTTCAGCGAGTCGACCGGGCGCGTGCTCGTCGCGGTGCCGCGCGAGGAGGACGTGAAGTTCACGCGCCTCTGCGAGGGTCGCGGCTACCCGGTGCTGCGCGTCGGCGTCACCGATGCGCGCGGCGCGGAGGCGGCGCTCGAGGTGCAGGGGCTGTTCACGGCGAGCCTCGAGGAGCTGCGCGGCGCGCACGCCTCGACCCTGCCGGAGCACTTCGGGCAGGTCCGCGCGGTCTAA
- a CDS encoding mechanosensitive ion channel family protein, producing MPFALVSWPSFAIAAALALALGVVAAAILGLPIRLLARRRGWSPRFMGRVLRPLRALLVVVALLIAVELTLPARAALPTIEHGARILIIASVAWLIAGVVSFGFEVVLERHPMDMADNRVARRVRTQVSILRRISLIAVAIVGVGAVLLTFPGVEAVGASVLASAGLASVVAGLAAQSTLANVFAGLQLAFSDAIRVDDVVIAEEEWGRIEEITLTYVVVRLWDDRRLVLPSTYFTQTPFQNWTRRESELLGAVEFDVDWRVDLRGLRDRLDAVLAESELWDGRTKVLQVTDAVGGLIRVRILVTAADAGTLFDLRCQVREAMVEQLVSADRRGLPVQRLELGRREDASPRPARRAAASQTEGLFSGSPEADARNEAFTQSMPVVPARD from the coding sequence GTGCCCTTCGCCCTCGTCTCCTGGCCGTCCTTCGCGATCGCGGCCGCGCTCGCCCTCGCCCTGGGCGTCGTCGCGGCCGCCATCCTCGGCCTCCCGATCCGCCTCCTCGCCCGCCGCCGCGGATGGTCGCCGCGCTTCATGGGCCGCGTGCTGCGGCCGCTGCGCGCGCTCCTCGTCGTCGTCGCGCTGCTCATCGCGGTCGAGCTGACGCTGCCCGCGCGCGCCGCGCTCCCGACGATCGAGCACGGCGCCCGCATCCTCATCATCGCCTCCGTCGCCTGGCTCATCGCGGGCGTCGTCTCCTTCGGCTTCGAGGTCGTGCTCGAGCGGCATCCCATGGACATGGCCGACAACCGCGTCGCGCGGCGCGTGCGCACCCAGGTCTCGATCCTGCGGCGCATCTCGCTCATCGCCGTCGCGATCGTCGGGGTCGGTGCGGTGCTGCTGACCTTCCCGGGCGTCGAGGCGGTCGGCGCGAGCGTGCTCGCCTCGGCCGGGCTCGCCTCCGTCGTCGCGGGCCTCGCCGCGCAGTCGACGCTCGCGAACGTCTTCGCCGGCCTGCAGCTGGCGTTCTCCGACGCGATCCGGGTCGACGACGTCGTCATCGCGGAGGAGGAGTGGGGCCGCATCGAGGAGATCACGCTCACCTACGTCGTCGTGCGGCTCTGGGACGACCGGCGGCTCGTGCTCCCGAGCACCTACTTCACGCAGACGCCGTTCCAGAACTGGACCCGGCGCGAGAGCGAGCTGCTCGGCGCCGTCGAGTTCGACGTCGACTGGCGCGTCGACCTCCGCGGGCTCCGGGATCGGCTCGACGCCGTGCTCGCGGAGAGCGAGCTCTGGGACGGCCGCACCAAGGTGCTCCAGGTGACGGATGCCGTCGGGGGGCTCATCAGGGTGCGCATCCTCGTCACGGCGGCGGACGCCGGCACGCTCTTCGACCTGCGCTGCCAGGTGCGCGAGGCGATGGTCGAGCAGCTCGTGTCGGCCGATCGACGGGGGCTCCCGGTGCAGCGGCTCGAACTCGGCCGCCGCGAGGATGCCTCGCCACGCCCCGCGCGCCGCGCGGCCGCCTCGCAGACGGAGGGGCTCTTCAGCGGCAGCCCCGAGGCGGACGCCAGGAACGAGGCCTTCACGCAGTCAATGCCCGTCGTGCCCGCGCGCGACTGA
- a CDS encoding VOC family protein, producing MTELLAADTAMGQVTLNVADLDAMTAYYRDGVGLDVLSQEGGRTVLGRGAVPVIVLEHTPELRHAGPRDAGLFHTAILFDSRAALAAAVSSVARRHPGTFTGSSDHLVSQAFYFDDPEHNGVELYWDRDRTQWSWVHGRVEMGTVFLDPNRFLAEHLTEAGAEEPRQGEAVVGHVHLSVGDVERAREFYVRRLGFEVSAEYADTALFVSAGGYHHHMAMNVWRSQGAGRRQRTLGLGQVDIVVPTADDLGELGERMAHHGIPGRDDGRTLAFDDPWSNLVRVRAAT from the coding sequence ATGACCGAGCTGCTCGCCGCCGACACCGCCATGGGCCAGGTGACGCTCAACGTCGCCGACCTCGACGCCATGACCGCGTACTACCGCGACGGCGTCGGCCTCGACGTCCTGAGCCAGGAGGGCGGGCGCACCGTCCTCGGGCGCGGCGCCGTGCCGGTGATCGTGCTCGAGCACACGCCCGAGCTCCGGCACGCCGGACCGCGCGACGCCGGGCTCTTCCACACCGCGATCCTCTTCGACAGCCGGGCCGCGCTCGCCGCCGCCGTCTCCTCCGTCGCGCGCCGGCATCCCGGGACCTTCACCGGATCGAGCGACCACCTCGTCTCGCAGGCCTTCTACTTCGACGACCCCGAGCACAACGGCGTCGAGCTCTACTGGGACCGCGACCGCACGCAGTGGAGCTGGGTGCACGGCCGGGTCGAGATGGGCACCGTCTTCCTCGACCCGAACCGGTTCCTCGCCGAGCACCTCACCGAGGCCGGCGCCGAGGAACCCCGGCAGGGCGAGGCCGTCGTCGGGCACGTGCACCTCAGCGTCGGCGACGTCGAGCGGGCGCGCGAGTTCTACGTGCGGCGGCTCGGCTTCGAGGTCAGCGCGGAATACGCCGACACCGCCCTCTTCGTGAGCGCCGGCGGCTACCACCACCACATGGCGATGAACGTCTGGCGCAGCCAGGGCGCCGGCCGCCGCCAGCGCACCCTCGGCCTCGGGCAGGTGGACATCGTGGTGCCGACCGCCGACGACCTCGGCGAGCTGGGCGAGCGGATGGCGCACCACGGCATCCCGGGCCGCGACGACGGGCGGACCCTCGCCTTCGACGACCCCTGGTCGAACCTCGTGCGGGTGCGCGCGGCGACCTGA
- a CDS encoding DUF3817 domain-containing protein, which translates to MSPKSLFRLVAIAEAVTWTLLIAGLAIRAVEPELRVAVTVGGGIHGFVFLAYAATAVVTALNQRWSLGTAVLAVGSAVIPYATIPVDVWLHRSGRLEGAWRVEAGDDPRDARAVDRLLRWFLARPLAFLGLALALVTAVFAALLLAGPPGGQ; encoded by the coding sequence GTGAGCCCGAAGTCGCTCTTCCGTCTCGTCGCGATCGCCGAGGCGGTCACCTGGACCCTGCTCATCGCGGGGCTCGCGATCCGCGCGGTCGAGCCGGAGCTGCGAGTCGCGGTCACGGTCGGGGGCGGCATCCACGGCTTCGTGTTCCTCGCCTACGCAGCGACCGCCGTCGTCACGGCGCTCAACCAGCGCTGGAGCCTCGGCACCGCGGTGCTCGCGGTCGGCAGCGCGGTGATCCCCTACGCGACCATCCCGGTCGACGTCTGGCTGCACCGCTCGGGGCGGCTCGAGGGCGCATGGCGCGTCGAGGCGGGAGACGACCCGCGGGATGCCCGCGCCGTCGACCGGCTGCTGCGCTGGTTCCTCGCCCGGCCGCTCGCCTTCCTCGGCCTCGCGCTCGCGCTCGTCACCGCGGTCTTCGCGGCGCTGCTCCTCGCCGGCCCGCCCGGCGGGCAGTAG